A genomic segment from Vanacampus margaritifer isolate UIUO_Vmar chromosome 3, RoL_Vmar_1.0, whole genome shotgun sequence encodes:
- the txnrd2.2 gene encoding thioredoxin reductase 2, tandem duplicate 2: protein MAAFSRGRHRWKRINWCHVLTRKLTGKYDYDVVVIGGGSGGLACSKEAAQLGQKVAVLDYVEPSLKGTKWGLGGTCVNVGCIPKKLMHQAALLGTAIKDAKKYGWQLSGPISHDWVTMAEAVQNHVRSLNWGHRVQLQDKKVKYLNMRGSLVDEHTVKAVTKAGKEMTLTAKNIVIATGGRPKIPTNIPGAMEHGITSDDIFWLKESPRKTLVVGASYVALECAGFLTGIGLDTTVMVRSIALRGFDQQMAGLVTDYMESYGTKFTLKCVPKRVDKLASGALKVTWNDAVTGNQHNDTYDTVLWAVGRAPETKALGLNKLGVQLNKETGKIIVRADESTSVPNIYAFGDIGQGRPELTPTAIKAGKLLARRLAGHSTELMNYDNVPTTVFTPLEYGCVGLSEEEAEIRHGKDNIEVYHAFYKPLEFTVAERDASHCYLKVICKRHGDQELLGLHFTGPNAGEVMQGFAMGLQCGATYSHLMGTVGIHPTCAEELTKANITKRSGLDATVTGC from the exons ATGGCTGCGTTCAGCAGAGGTAGACACCGTTGGAAACGAATCAATTGGTGTCATGTTTTGACCAGAAAGTTGACAG GGAAGTATGACTATGATGTGGTGGTTATTGGAGGTGGTTCAGGAGGGCTTGCCTGTTCCAAGGAAG CTGCACAACTTGGACAGAAAGTTGCTGTTCTGGATTATGTAGAGCCCTCTTTGAAAG GCACCAAGTGGGGTCTTGGTGGCACATGTGTTAATGTTGGCTGCATACCAAAGAAACTCATGCACCAGGCGGCTTTGCTTGGAACTGCAATCAAAGATGCTAAAAAGTATGGTTGGCAGCTCTCAGGGCCAATTTCCCATGATTG GGTCACCATGGCTGAGGCTGTTCAAAACCACGTCAGGTCTTTGAACTGGGGTCACCGGGTCCAGCTCCAAGACAA GAAGGTGAAATATCTGAACATGAGAGGCAGCCTTGTGGATGAACACACAGTCAAAGCAGTAACAAAAGCAGGGAAAGAG ATGACTCTGACTGCCAAGAACATTGTGATTGCTACAGGTGGCCGGCCAAAAATCCCCACAAAT ATTCCAGGAGCAATGGAACATGGAATCACCAGTGATGACATATTCTGGCTGAAAGAGTCGCCTAGAAAAAC GCTTGTGGTTGGAGCAAGCT ATGTAGCTCTGGAGTGTGCAGGTTTCCTTACAGGCATCGGCTTGGACACCACGGTGATGGTTCGCAGCATCGCCCTCCGGGGTTTCGATCAG CAAATGGCAGGATTAGTGACAGACTACATGGAGTCTTATGGAACCAAATTTACTTTGAAGTGTGTCCCCAAGAGAGTGGACAAACTTGCATCAGGAGCCCTGAAAGTCACATGGAATGATGCCGTGACAGGCAACCAACACAATGACACCTACGACACTGTGTTATGGGCAGTTG GTAGAGCTCCAGAAACAAAAGCTCTGGGTCTGAACAAGCTTGGTGTACAACTCAACAAGGAGACTGGGAAAATAATTGTGAGGGCTGATGAATCTACCTCTGTGCCAAACATCTACGCTTTTGGGGACATAGGCCAG GGTCGTCCCGAATTGACACCTACGGCGATTAAAGCAGGAAAACTCCTCGCCCGCAGACTTGCTGGACACAGCACAGAGCTCATGAACTATGACAAT GTGCCAACCACTGTGTTCACCCCACTTGAGTATGGCTGTGTGGGCCTATCTGAGGAGGAGGCTGAAATCAGGCATGGCAAAGACAACATAGAG GTTTACCATGCCTTCTACAAGCCTCTGGAATTCACTGTGGCAGAGCGTGACGCTAGCCACTGTTACTTAAAG GTGATATGCAAGCGGCATGGAGACCAGGAGCTATTGGGTCTGCATTTCACTGGTCCGAATGCAGGGGAAGTCATGCAGGGTTTTGCCATGGGCCTCCA GTGTGGTGCCACGTACTCTCACCTGATGGGGACAGTTGGAATCCACCCGACCTGCGCTGAGGAGCTAACCAAAGCCAACATCACAAAACGTTCTGGATTGGATGCCACAGTCACCGGCTGCTGA